Part of the Geovibrio ferrireducens genome, CAAAACAACAGAAGGAATGGTGACAGGGCTCTTCGGGCGCTCAGGCTCCGGCAAAACCAGCATAATCAACATTGCTGCGGGGCTTGTTAAACCTGATGAGGGATATGTATCCGTCGGCGGCAAAGTTCTTTATGACAGCAGAAATAAAATCAACCTCCCTGCGCCCTCCCGCAGTTCCGGCTACATCTTTCAGGACGGCAGACTTTTCCCTCATATGACAGTGGAGGCCAACCTCCGCTACGGAATGAAGAGAAGCACAGAGAACGGACACAAGGCGAAGTTTGATGATGTTGTGGAGCTTCTTGGGATAGGCGAACTGCTGAAACGCAGACCGCACAGGCTCTCCGGCGGTGAAAAGCAAAGGGTGGCTATCGGGCGCGCCCTGCTCTCCTCGCCCGACTTTCTCCTTATGGACGAACCGCTTTCCGCCCTTGATTCCAACAGGAAGGAGGAGCTTATCCCCTTCATCGGCAAAATGGTGCAGACCTTCAAGCTTCCTGTGCTTTATGTAACTCACTCTATAGATGAGCTTTTCAGCCTGTGCGATAATGTGGTGCTGATGAATAACGGAAAATGCACTGATTCGGGCTCTGTGGAGGATGTTGTGTCACGTCCGGCAAACAGGGAGATACTCAGCCTCAGCGGACGGGTAAGTGTTCTGCGGGCTTATGCCGTTTCGGAAAGCGAGCCCTCAATCATTACATTCGAAAACGGAAAGCTTGGCATCCCCACTTCAAAACACGCAACAGGAACTGAGCTTCGTGTCGCTGTGCATTCCGATGATGTGACCCTTGCACTGAATAAGCCAACAGGGTTAAGCGCCAGAAACATAATGAAAGGCACTGTAACAGCCATGGACAGGAGTGATGATGGTGCGGTTGCCGTCACTGTGGATGTCGGACTTCCGGTCTACGCCACAATAACACGCTCTGCCGCTTCGGAACTCGGCATAAGGGCAGGGATGGAGATTTATGTAATAATGAAAACCATCGCCCTTTCAAGACTCAGCGTTCCTTTTATACATTAATGGTAAGTAAAGGCGGCAGACGAAGCCGCCTCTGTTTACTTCGCCTTCCTCACCACATCCCGCATCTGGAGCAGAACAGAGAGAATAATGATACCCAGACCAGCGAAGAATGATGCGTTGACCTCGCTCATCTCCCTGAAAATCACTGCCGCCAGAATAATCGTATAGATAGGCTCAAGGTTATATGACAGATTCACGGTGAAAGCCGAGATCCTCTTGAGGGCATAAATTTGCAGAAGCTGCAGCCCTATTGTGCAGAAAACCGCAAGGATGATAATAAAAAACAGGTTCCGTGCATCGGGAATCACTGCTCCTGCGCCGAAGAAATAGAGATACACAGGGGCAAGGGCGGAAAGGAAAATAAGCCCTCCTGCTATCTCATAAAAAGTGAGCAGCGGAATATACGAAAACTTTGGGATGACAAGCTTGTTCATGGTAATCGCCAGCGCACACGCAAGGGAGGAGACTATGCCGAGCCCTATGCCAAGCCTGTAGCGGCTGTCAAAATGGAATATAAGCAGTATGCCCGCCACGGAAAAGAAGCCGTAGAAAAGCTCTTTGAAGTTGAAACGGATTCGGAGCATAAGCGGCTCCAGAAGGGCGGTGAAGAATCCTGTCAGAGAAAAGCAGACCACACCGACACTAACGTTTGATGCCTTTATGCTTCCGTAAAACAAAATCCAGTGCAGACACAGCACAGCGCCAACGCCGGCTGCCTGTATAATCTCCTCTGCACTGTAGAGGCGGAATTTCCCGCTGAATTTCAGTATAAGCCAGAAGCAAAGTGCGGCAACAAACACACGCCACCACACCAGCGCACCCGCATCCAGAGTGATGAGACGGCCGAAAAGTCCCGTGAAACCCGCTATGAATATGGAAAGATGGAGTGCTATGAATGCCTGTTTCATACTTTTAAGGAAATTTCGCCGGAAGGCAGAATGAGACTGATTTTGTAAGTTTTCATATCCGCTTATATCACTGCCGCGTTGCGCTTGCAAATCATTTCATATTCTCTGAAAATTATTTAATTTTGTGATGATTTTTTCTGAAATAAGGTATAAAGAACAATAACACATGCGGGCGTAGCTCATCAGGTAGAGCGACAGCTTCCCAAGCTGTAGGTGGCGGGTTCGAGCCCCGTCGCCCGCTTTATTTTTATATTTATTATGAATAACCTATTTACCTTTTATTCTTTTCTGAGCCATTTTATAAACGGCTGAATCATCCCTGACAGAAATAATAACAATCCTCATCACACCTTCTTTTCTTTCTATACTGTAAACAACTCTAAGTCCCAGAGCTGAGAGCTTTATCTTCATATATCCCGCAAGCTTGCCAGACACCTTATTGCCCAAAGGTTTACCGTAACCGCCTTCGGTAATGAGCAAAGGATTTGCCGAAACCTTCTTCACTGCTTTAAGAACATGTATTTGCTGAGTTTTATCAAGATTTTTTAAATCCTGTGCTGCTTCCCCTGTGTATTCAACTACCCACGCCATCAGTCAATCTCAACCTCAATATCATCAAGGTCAGCTTCACTTATACCCAGATTGGCAAGAACATCGCCAGAGGACATAAATCCGCTCTGAGAAGCATTTTTCATCCTTTTTTCAGCCTCAAAATATAAAGCGTAGTCCTCCAGAGCCTCCATCATTGCTTCATAGCGCTCAGGCTGAACCAGAACACAAGCGGGAGTATTATTTTTGAGAACAACCTTGAACCCGCTCTCATTAACTTCATCAAATATTTTGCCTGCTTCACCACGGTTAAAGCGTGTGATAGGTACTATTGAGCCAATAATATCTTTTACGGAAAAGTTATCTTTCTTCATTATCGCTCCTTTATGATAGAAGTATAGGCTTAACGATAAAAAAGACAATAAAAAAGTTGATTAATATATCGACATACCTCACTCTCCCGCAATTTGTTTGACTTTAAATAGCGTTTTTAAAATCTTTTACATCAAGTTTGTCAGCTTCCTTTTCTGCCTTCCAGAGATCATACATCATCTGCTGTTTGAGCCAGCTTTCAGGAGTTCCGCCGAATGCTCTGGAAAGTCTTATCGCCATAAGCGGTGAAATCCCTGATTTTCCATTTATAAGTTCAGAGAAAGCTTTTCTGGTTACTCCAAGCCCTTCTGCGGCTTTTGTTACGGACAACCCCAGCGGTTCTAAACATAGCTCTTTAATTGTTTCTCCCGGATGAGGAGGATTAAACATTGCCATTTTACACCTCTCAGTGATAATCCAAGTAATCAACATCAAGGACGTTGCCTTCTTCCAGCCTGAAAATGACTCGCCAATTACCGAAAACAGATACAGACATAAACCCGTCAAGGCTACCTGACAGCTTATGTAAAGCAAGACCCGGCAGGTTCATATCTTCTGCCGATGCTGCAACATCCAGTCTGGCCAGAATAGCTCTCAGCCTTTTTTCATACTGAGGAACAATTCCGGACTTGCTGCCTGTGCTGTAATATTTTTCTAATCCTTTATGCCTGAAGCTGACTATCATATATAAACGCATATTGCAACGTGTCGGGTGTCAATAGTTTTGATTTAACCCTGCGTTCAGCTTCCTGCTTGCAGGTAATATTTTCGATTGGTGTGCTTGTTGTGTTTAAATAAGCCTCTGTCTGATTGCACAATGGTTAATGATGGAGTTGCTTTTTTATTTTTCAAAATGAAAATTGATGTTAAACTATAGAAAAATTATCAAAATCAGGGGGGGAGTACCTTGAATCAAAATATTGCAAGCCGCTTAGTAACAGATACACCATTGATTAAAGATCTCATTAGTGAGATAAAAAAGGGAGAAATTAAAGTTCCACAATTTCAGCGCCCTTTTGTTTGGAAAGAGGAACAGGCTATACGTTTACTTGATAGTATTTCAAGCAGCTATCCAGTAGGGAGTTTGTTACTTTGGAGAACAAAATCAAAACTTGCAACTGAGAGAAATATTGGAGACTTTAAACTACCGGACGCAGATGATATGAGCCCGACTAACTATGTACTTGATGGACAACAACGTTTAACTGTAATTTATGCGTGTTTTGGAGCACCTGACGAAGAAGACGGTTTTAATGTTGTTTTTGATTTAAATAAACAGGAATTTTCAAAAAAAACAGATATAAAAGAAAATTATTTATTTCCATTAAGATGGATTTTTATCACAACAAAATTATTAAATTTTAGGACAGCTTTATCAGAACATCCTGAAGCAACTGTCTTTCAGGAGCGACTTGACAAATTGATTGATATAATAACTAATTATCGAATACCTGTAGTCATTCTCAAAGAGTTAACCGTTGAAGAAGTTTGCCCAATTTTCGAAAGAATTAATAGTTCGGGAACAAGATTGTCAACATACGATTTGATGGTTGCGGCGACATGGACGCAAACTTTCAACTTGAATGATGAGGTTAAAGCTATTTCCGAAGCATTAGAAGCAAAAAGATACGAAGAAATAAGCGGAGATACTATTCTCAAATGCTTATCAGCTATAAAATATACTAGTACAAAAAAAGATACAATACTATCATTAAGAAAGTTGTCACGAGCAGAAATGAATAGCTTAGTCGATACCACAAAAGAAGCATTATTAAAAACGGTAGATTTATTAACAACTGAATTTAAGATCTATAGCTGGGCTTTTTTACCTTATGAAGCAATTTTGGTAATAATTTGCTTTATTTATGCCAGAAAGAATACGCTTGATCAAGAGGCACATATTCGCCTTAAGAGATGGTTTTGGAGTAGTGCTTTCGCTGAACGTTATAGAGGTGCAGCTGATTCCTTGATAACATCTGACTTAACACGTATTGAAGAGTATATAGTAAACTGTAAAGATGTCCCTGGCTTACTTGCTAATATTCCTTCCAAAGATGAGCTAGCTTCTGTCTTATTTCGGAGTAACGTTTCTCGCACCAGAGCATTTATACTGTTACTCGCATCATTAAACCCCCAAAACATTACCAATGGTGCCAAAATTGATGTAACTAATGCACTCTCTGTCTTTAATCAGAAGCAATTTCATCATATATACCCGAAAGCTTACCTTAAAAATCTTAGTATAGATGATCGTCAAATGAATCTTATTTCTAATATATGTATGCTTTCAGCATCAGAAAATAATCTTATCCGCGATAACGATCCAAATAAATATATACCTAATTTAATAGAACAACTAGATGATCGGTATGAAGATATTTTTAAAACAAACTTACTACCAATACTCAAAGCCAATGATTACAGGAAATTAGCATACGATGAATTCCTTGAATTAAGAATCGAGCTCATACATGAACGTATGTCGTTAATGTGCAACGGAAAAATATAATCGACAAATTATAGGACGCTTGATATTTCACATCACATTAAAAAAGGGCACCCTCCCTTCAGGGTGCCCTTTCTTAATAGAGGTCAAAACCGGATGAATAAGCTTCCGGCGTTGCGCACTTAATTATTTACCGGTAATAACTTTTGCCCACTCAGGAACAATGCCGAACTCCACGCCGAAGGCGGGAACAACTATCAGGTAAGTTACCGCGACAGTGATAACTATGCCGAGCACATTAAGCCCGAAGCCGCTTCTTACCATCTGCGGAATGGTGACATAGCCCGACCCGAAAACTATGGCGTTCGGGGGTGTAGCCACTGGCAGCATGAAAGCGCACGAAGCCGCAATAGCCGCGGGAACGGTGAGCAGAAGCGGGTTCTGCCCCAAGCCTACCGCAACAGCCGCGAGAATGGGCATAACCATTGCCGCTGTAGCGGTGTTTGATGTGAGTTCTGTAAGAAAGATAATAAGTGTTGTGACCGCAATTATCAATACAAATATCGGTGCGTGTTCAAGAAGTCCGACCTGCATACCTATCCAGTCTGCAAGCTTTGTGGTCTTAAAACCATCGGAAAGCGCAAGACCGCCGCCGAAGAGTATGAGAACTCCCCATGGCATTTTAGCAGCCCAGTGCCAGTCCATGACAAATTCGTTTTTCTTCATATTTATAGGGATAAGGAAGAGAACAAGCCCTCCTACCATTGCAATGGCAGCATCTGTAACCATTTTGGGATCGGGGAAAAGGAAAGCGAGTTTTGCCCTGAATATCCATGCGAATGCTGTAAGGCCGAAAACAAGCGCAGTCCAGCGTTCCCCGGCACTCATGCTGCCCATTCTTTTAAGTTCCGCTTCGATAAGCTCTTTACCGCCGGGAACCTTTTTGAGCTTCATGGGGTTTGCCACCTTGATAAGCCACAGCCAGCAAAGGGGAAGTGTCACTATAACAAGAGGCACGCCTACAGCAAGCCATTTTGCGAAAGTTATTTCATAACCGAATGTTTTTGACATATATCCGGCAAGAACAGTATTGGGCGGAGTTCCTATAAGAGTCGCGATACCGCCGATTGACGCGGCGTAAGCGATACCCAGCATGAGGTTAAGGCCGAAGGCGAACTTTTCGGGCGAGAAATCTATGACCTTGTCGAGACCTTCTTTTTTTCCTTCCTCAACAACGTGATAAATTATGGCAAGGCCGATGGGCATCATCATAACTGCGGTTGCTGTGTTGGAAACGAAAGCGGAAAGAACGGCAGTGGCCGCCATGAAGCCGAAAATAAGTCTGCTGGGCGAGAAGCCGACAACTTTTACAATATTCATGGCTATTCTGCGGTGAAGGTTCCACCTCTGCATAGCAAGCGCTATTATGAAACCGCCCATGAAGAGATAGATCAGGTCATTGGCATAGGGTGCAGCCGCTTTGCCGGTGGGCATGAGACCGAGTACCGGAAAAAGGGGTATAGGAAGAAGACTTGTGGCCGGAATCGGGATAGACTCACACATCCACCAGCATGCCATAAGGAAAGCAACCGCTGCCATTTTCTGTGCGGCGGGCTCCATACCTGCGGGTGCGGGGACAACAAGCATAAGTACAAAAAGAACAGGGCCGAGAATCAGACCGATGAACTGGCGTCTGGTGTATTCGCGGGGCTCATCCTCTTTCACGCCGTCAGGGCCTGTCTGGAGTCTGCGCACATGCTCAGCGGGCGCCTGCTCCATCTCGTCTGCGAGGTCGATGCTTTTTTCCTCTCTCTCATCAGCGGATGAGAAGTGTTGGTTGTGGAATTTCCTGAGTAATGCTTTGGGACTATAAAGCACGAGTGCCTTTGTCTCGTCGTGCCAGTCCCAAAGCCT contains:
- a CDS encoding type II toxin-antitoxin system RelE/ParE family toxin — translated: MIVSFRHKGLEKYYSTGSKSGIVPQYEKRLRAILARLDVAASAEDMNLPGLALHKLSGSLDGFMSVSVFGNWRVIFRLEEGNVLDVDYLDYH
- a CDS encoding HigA family addiction module antitoxin, whose protein sequence is MAMFNPPHPGETIKELCLEPLGLSVTKAAEGLGVTRKAFSELINGKSGISPLMAIRLSRAFGGTPESWLKQQMMYDLWKAEKEADKLDVKDFKNAI
- a CDS encoding SLC13 family permease, which gives rise to MMTAIWSRLWDWHDETKALVLYSPKALLRKFHNQHFSSADEREEKSIDLADEMEQAPAEHVRRLQTGPDGVKEDEPREYTRRQFIGLILGPVLFVLMLVVPAPAGMEPAAQKMAAVAFLMACWWMCESIPIPATSLLPIPLFPVLGLMPTGKAAAPYANDLIYLFMGGFIIALAMQRWNLHRRIAMNIVKVVGFSPSRLIFGFMAATAVLSAFVSNTATAVMMMPIGLAIIYHVVEEGKKEGLDKVIDFSPEKFAFGLNLMLGIAYAASIGGIATLIGTPPNTVLAGYMSKTFGYEITFAKWLAVGVPLVIVTLPLCWLWLIKVANPMKLKKVPGGKELIEAELKRMGSMSAGERWTALVFGLTAFAWIFRAKLAFLFPDPKMVTDAAIAMVGGLVLFLIPINMKKNEFVMDWHWAAKMPWGVLILFGGGLALSDGFKTTKLADWIGMQVGLLEHAPIFVLIIAVTTLIIFLTELTSNTATAAMVMPILAAVAVGLGQNPLLLTVPAAIAASCAFMLPVATPPNAIVFGSGYVTIPQMVRSGFGLNVLGIVITVAVTYLIVVPAFGVEFGIVPEWAKVITGK
- a CDS encoding type II toxin-antitoxin system RelE family toxin; translated protein: MAWVVEYTGEAAQDLKNLDKTQQIHVLKAVKKVSANPLLITEGGYGKPLGNKVSGKLAGYMKIKLSALGLRVVYSIERKEGVMRIVIISVRDDSAVYKMAQKRIKGK
- the modC gene encoding molybdenum ABC transporter ATP-binding protein yields the protein MLEFRALKHYPAFTLDVSFKTTEGMVTGLFGRSGSGKTSIINIAAGLVKPDEGYVSVGGKVLYDSRNKINLPAPSRSSGYIFQDGRLFPHMTVEANLRYGMKRSTENGHKAKFDDVVELLGIGELLKRRPHRLSGGEKQRVAIGRALLSSPDFLLMDEPLSALDSNRKEELIPFIGKMVQTFKLPVLYVTHSIDELFSLCDNVVLMNNGKCTDSGSVEDVVSRPANREILSLSGRVSVLRAYAVSESEPSIITFENGKLGIPTSKHATGTELRVAVHSDDVTLALNKPTGLSARNIMKGTVTAMDRSDDGAVAVTVDVGLPVYATITRSAASELGIRAGMEIYVIMKTIALSRLSVPFIH
- a CDS encoding DMT family transporter, which gives rise to MKQAFIALHLSIFIAGFTGLFGRLITLDAGALVWWRVFVAALCFWLILKFSGKFRLYSAEEIIQAAGVGAVLCLHWILFYGSIKASNVSVGVVCFSLTGFFTALLEPLMLRIRFNFKELFYGFFSVAGILLIFHFDSRYRLGIGLGIVSSLACALAITMNKLVIPKFSYIPLLTFYEIAGGLIFLSALAPVYLYFFGAGAVIPDARNLFFIIILAVFCTIGLQLLQIYALKRISAFTVNLSYNLEPIYTIILAAVIFREMSEVNASFFAGLGIIILSVLLQMRDVVRKAK
- a CDS encoding GmrSD restriction endonuclease domain-containing protein: MNQNIASRLVTDTPLIKDLISEIKKGEIKVPQFQRPFVWKEEQAIRLLDSISSSYPVGSLLLWRTKSKLATERNIGDFKLPDADDMSPTNYVLDGQQRLTVIYACFGAPDEEDGFNVVFDLNKQEFSKKTDIKENYLFPLRWIFITTKLLNFRTALSEHPEATVFQERLDKLIDIITNYRIPVVILKELTVEEVCPIFERINSSGTRLSTYDLMVAATWTQTFNLNDEVKAISEALEAKRYEEISGDTILKCLSAIKYTSTKKDTILSLRKLSRAEMNSLVDTTKEALLKTVDLLTTEFKIYSWAFLPYEAILVIICFIYARKNTLDQEAHIRLKRWFWSSAFAERYRGAADSLITSDLTRIEEYIVNCKDVPGLLANIPSKDELASVLFRSNVSRTRAFILLLASLNPQNITNGAKIDVTNALSVFNQKQFHHIYPKAYLKNLSIDDRQMNLISNICMLSASENNLIRDNDPNKYIPNLIEQLDDRYEDIFKTNLLPILKANDYRKLAYDEFLELRIELIHERMSLMCNGKI